A window of Dromaius novaehollandiae isolate bDroNov1 chromosome 35, bDroNov1.hap1, whole genome shotgun sequence contains these coding sequences:
- the NAA40 gene encoding N-alpha-acetyltransferase 40, whose product MGRKSSKAREKKQKRLEERAAMAAVCAKVEAANKLQDPLEAFPAFKTYDRNGLNLSIECKRVAGLDRATVDWAFELTKSNMQALYERSEWGWKEREKRQELTDERAWFLVARDAAARPVAFSHFRFDVEAGDEVLYCYEVQLESRVRRRGLGKFLLQILQLVANSTRMKKVMLTVFKHNAGAYHFFRQALQFDVDASSPGANGCCADGCSYEVLSRRTRFADGPPPPPAAAAAAAGPPCGACCR is encoded by the exons atGGGG AGGAAGTCGAGCAAAGCCAGGGAGAAGAAGCAGAAGCGCCTGGAGGAGCGGGCCGCCATGGCCGCCGTCTGCGCCAAGGTGGAGGCCGCCAACAAA CTCCAGGACCCCCTCGAGGCCTTCCCGGCGTTCAAGACGTACGACCGCAACGg cCTGAACCTCTCCATCGAGTGCAAGCGGGTGGCGGGGCTCGACCGCGCCACCGTCGACTGGGCCTTCGAGCTCACCAAGAGCAACATGCAGGCGCT CTACGAGCGCAGCGAGTGGGGCTGGAAGGAGCGGGAGAAGCGGCAGGAGCTGACGGACGAGCGCGCCTGGTTCCTGGTGGCCCGcgacgccgccgcccgccccgtcgccTTCTCCCACTTCCGCTTCGACGTCGAGGCCGGCGACGAGGTCCTCTACTg CTACGAGGTGCAGCTGGAGAGCCGCGTGCGCCGGCGCGGCCTGGGCAAGTTCCTCCTGCAGATCCTGCAGCTGGTGGCCAACAG caCGCGGATGAAGAAGGTGATGCTGACGGTGTTCAAGCACAACGCCGGCGCCTACCACTTCTTCCGCCAGGCGCTCCA gtTCGACGTGGACGCCTCCTCGCCCGGCGCCAACGGCTGCTGCGCCGACGGCTGCTCCTACGAGGTGCTCAGCCGCCGCACCCGCTTCGCCgacggccccccgcccccccccgccgccgccgccgccgctgccggccccccctgcggcgcctgctgccgctga
- the OTUB1 gene encoding ubiquitin thioesterase OTUB1: MAAEEPQQKPEPLGGDADGVNCLAYDEAIMAQQDRIQQEIAVQNPLVSERLDLAVLYKEYAEDDHVYQEKIKDLLQKYSYIRKTRPDGNCFYRAFGFAHLEALLEDGQELQRFKEISARSKDDLVAQGFTEFTIEDFHNTFMELIEQVERRVPVPQLLAAFNEPSTSDYLVVYLRLLTSGCLQRHRRFFEQFLEGGRTIKEFCQQEVEPMCKESDHIHIIALARALHVSILVEYMDRGEGGATNPHVFPEGSQPRVCLLYRPGHYDILYK; encoded by the exons ATGGCGGCGGAGGAGCCTCAGCAGAAGCCGGAGCCGCTGGGGGGGGACGCGGACG GAGTGAACTGCCTGGCCTACGACGAAGCCATCATGGCGCAGCAGGACCGGATCCAGCAGGAG atCGCGGTGCAGAACCCGCTGGTGTCGGAGCGGCTGGACCTGGCGGTGCTGTACAAGGAGTACGCCGAGGACGACCACGTCTACCAGGAGAAGATCAAG gacCTGCTGCAGAAGTACTCGTACATCCGCAAGACGCGGCCGGACGGGAACTGCTTCTACCGGGCCTTCGGCTTCGCCCACCTCGAGGCCCTGCTGGAGGACGGCCAGGAGCTGCAGCg GTTCAAGGAGATCTCGGCCCGCAGCAAGGACGACCTGGTGGCCCAGGGCTTCACCGAGTTCACGATCGAGGACTTCCACAACACG TTCATGGAGCTCATCGAGCAGGTGGAGCGGCGGGTGCCGGTGCCGCAGCTGCTGGCGGCCTTCAACGAGCCCAGCACCTCCGACTACCTGGTCGTCTACCTGCGGCTGCTGACGTCGGGCTGCCTCCAGCGCCACCGCCGCTTCTTCGAGCAGTTCCTCGAGGGCGGCCGCACCATCAAGGAGTTCTGCCAGCAG GAGGTGGAGCCCATGTGCAAGGAGAGCGACCACATCCACATCATCGCGCTGGCGCGGGCGCTGCACGTCTCCATCCTGGTGGAGTACATGGACCGGGGCGAGGGCGGCGCCACCAACCCCCACGTCTTCCCCGAGGGCTCCCAGCCCCGCGTCTGCCTCCTCTACCGCCCCGGCCACTACGACATCCTCTACAAGTGA